One window of Paenibacillus sp. FSL K6-3182 genomic DNA carries:
- a CDS encoding aminoglycoside phosphotransferase family protein encodes MLGKCIGIGSSCEVHEWGEEGKVVKLFHAGTPLEAVQLEYRNSSAAWASGLPAARPFEQVEWDNRLGIVFEKVVGSTFVNRFFEQLHAFHEIDFDDVDSDLRKFARVLYNIHKGDISGIVTEQKEHLKVIIGRPSLLTEDEITALHAYVDQLPNKRMLCHGDTNVNNLILREGIPVMIDWMHTVIGNPAADIAEVCVTILYAVLPPETPPDVNAFFEFSRQTAYRIFVDEYCKLSGVTEDEIFPWYVPVAARQLASGALSDVQAEKLVALIRDKLSIVL; translated from the coding sequence ATGCTAGGCAAATGCATAGGCATTGGCTCCAGTTGTGAGGTGCATGAGTGGGGCGAAGAGGGAAAAGTAGTAAAGTTGTTTCATGCTGGCACACCATTGGAAGCTGTTCAGCTCGAATATCGGAACAGTTCTGCTGCTTGGGCCAGCGGACTACCGGCAGCGCGCCCGTTCGAGCAAGTCGAGTGGGATAACCGCCTTGGTATCGTCTTCGAGAAAGTAGTCGGATCGACATTCGTGAATCGTTTTTTTGAACAACTGCATGCTTTTCATGAAATTGATTTTGACGATGTAGACAGCGATTTAAGGAAATTTGCTCGCGTCCTGTATAACATTCATAAAGGAGACATCAGCGGGATCGTTACTGAGCAAAAGGAGCATTTGAAGGTAATCATCGGTAGACCCTCCTTGCTGACGGAAGACGAAATAACTGCCCTCCATGCTTATGTGGATCAGTTGCCTAATAAACGAATGCTATGCCACGGCGACACGAACGTCAATAATCTCATTTTACGAGAAGGTATACCAGTTATGATTGATTGGATGCATACCGTAATCGGCAACCCGGCGGCGGATATCGCGGAAGTTTGCGTGACAATCCTGTATGCTGTGTTGCCCCCAGAAACGCCGCCTGACGTTAACGCATTCTTTGAATTCTCGCGGCAGACAGCTTACCGTATATTCGTCGATGAATATTGCAAGCTGTCTGGCGTGACAGAAGATGAAATATTCCCTTGGTACGTTCCAGTCGCCGCTCGTCAGCTCGCATCGGGTGCCTTATCAGACGTACAAGCGGAAAAGCTTGTTGCTTTGATTAGGGATAAGCTCAGTATCGTGCTTTAG
- the trpB gene encoding tryptophan synthase subunit beta, with protein sequence MDQQLQQEGYFGEFGGSFVPPELQEVLNYLSEQFYKFREDPDFQEELSYYLREYVGRKSPLTYAERLSKSWGGPKIYLKREDLNHTGAHKINNAIGQILLAKRMGAKRIIAETGAGQHGVATATACAMFNMECVIYMGAEDMRRQALNVFRMELLGATVVPVDKGQGRLKDAVDEALGDLVRNYKNTFYLLGSAVGPHPFPTMVKHFQAVISEESKQQILEKEGRLPDAVVACAGGGSNAIGAFAHYIDEPSVRLIGVEPDQAPTLTEGVPGMIHGFKCLVLLDEEGEPRKTYSIAAGLDYPGIGPEHSHLKVTGRAEYATVTNEEVLEAFQELSRTEGIIPALESAHAVAYAKKLAPTMDQEQILIINLSGRGDKDVEQVFQMIK encoded by the coding sequence ATGGACCAACAGTTGCAGCAAGAGGGGTACTTCGGGGAATTCGGAGGAAGCTTCGTTCCACCGGAATTGCAGGAAGTGCTAAACTATTTGAGCGAGCAATTTTACAAGTTCAGGGAAGATCCGGACTTTCAGGAAGAGCTCAGCTATTACCTGCGTGAATATGTTGGCCGCAAGAGCCCGCTCACATATGCGGAGAGGCTGTCCAAATCATGGGGAGGACCCAAGATCTACTTAAAGCGTGAGGATCTGAACCATACTGGTGCGCATAAGATCAACAACGCCATTGGCCAGATCCTGCTAGCCAAGCGAATGGGCGCCAAGCGGATTATCGCCGAGACTGGTGCTGGTCAGCACGGAGTTGCGACAGCAACGGCTTGTGCAATGTTTAATATGGAATGTGTCATCTACATGGGAGCAGAAGATATGCGCCGTCAGGCGCTTAACGTGTTCCGGATGGAACTGCTCGGTGCTACTGTTGTACCGGTTGATAAGGGTCAGGGTCGACTGAAGGACGCTGTGGACGAAGCATTGGGCGATCTGGTTCGCAATTATAAAAATACGTTTTACTTGCTCGGTTCTGCGGTTGGTCCACATCCGTTTCCGACGATGGTCAAGCATTTTCAAGCGGTCATCAGTGAAGAGTCAAAGCAGCAGATTTTGGAGAAGGAAGGTCGTTTGCCTGATGCGGTAGTAGCCTGTGCGGGCGGCGGCAGCAATGCGATTGGCGCATTCGCTCATTACATCGACGAGCCGAGCGTTCGCTTAATCGGCGTTGAACCCGATCAAGCACCGACCTTAACGGAAGGCGTTCCGGGCATGATTCACGGCTTCAAATGCTTGGTACTGCTGGACGAGGAAGGAGAGCCGCGGAAGACGTATTCAATCGCCGCGGGGCTCGATTATCCGGGTATCGGGCCGGAGCATAGCCATTTGAAGGTGACTGGACGCGCCGAATATGCGACGGTTACCAATGAGGAAGTGCTGGAAGCATTCCAAGAACTTTCTCGTACGGAAGGAATTATCCCTGCCTTGGAGAGCGCGCACGCGGTTGCCTATGCCAAGAAGCTGGCGCCAACGATGGATCAAGAACAGATCTTGATCATTAACCTTTCCGGACGT